AGTCGAGGTTTTGTGACCGTAAATAGCGTCGCTTCGAAAGTGCATCATTCGTTGATAGAGAAACTCATCGGCCCTATACTAACCGTCCTTGTGTGATCCGGGTGTGTGCTTTTATACTGCAGCGCGCTACCGTCGCATGCTATGTGCCACCATTTCCGACCCGTCGAAGAACTGAGCGAGGCGGAGCGCGAGGAACTCCTCGAGGAACACGACGAGGACGAACTGCGCGCCGAACACACCGACGACGAACTCGAGGAACTCGGCGTGACGGCGTAATCGGGGTCGACGCACCGATATCCGTCACTCGCGGTCAGTCCTTTTTAGAAGTGCGAAGTGAGCGGTTCTCGATCCCGATTACGACGACTGATCGGCGTCGACGTCGATCGCGCGTGCGGCCGTCGCCTTGAACGACGCCGTGATCGCACGGCCCGGTTCCAGCGCTAACCGGTCCACGCTGGCGTTCGTGACCAGCGCCTCGAGCACCGGTTCGCTCGGGTCCGGCTCGCCGGCCGAATCGCCGGCCTCGCCCTCGAGGTCGATCGTCACCCGGCTGATCGCGTCGCCCGGCTCGAGTCGCGCGACGGTTCCCCGGAACTGGTTCCGGAGGCTGGTGCCGTCCGCTCGCGGCGTTTCGTCGGGATCGGTCAGGACGACGGCGTCGGACCGGACGGTGAGCTGGACGTCGCTCGCGCCCTCGGGTGCGAGCGCCACGATCGGCCCGACCGCCGTCTCGACGGTCGCGAGTTCGCCGGTTCGGTCCCGGACGGTCCCGGCGAAGACGGATTCGGTCACCCGCGCGACGCCGTCGAGGGCGGCGTCGTGGCGGTCGAACTGCCGGCGAAGGTCGCGGGCCGTCTCGGTGAGTTCGGTTCCGCCGCCGCCGCTGCCGCCGCGTTTCCGTTCCGTAATCTGACCGACGGCCCCCTCGATCTCGACGACGCGGTTCTGGAGGCGCGCGTAGGACCGTCCCAGTTCGTCGGCCGCGCGGTGCATCGAGCCGTACCGCTCGATCGCGTCGAGCATCTCGATGTCGCGGCGGTCGATCGTGACGTCGTCGACCGCGAGCTTCGTGGTGTATTCCCGTTCGATCGTCATCGTCGGTCGTCAGTCGTCCGTCGTGGATATCGGTCGCCCAAACCCAAAGTCCGCTGTCGCCGCAGTTTCCTCAGTATATCAGCTCTCCCTCGATAAATTTCCGGGTTCTGTCGTCGTCCGGCGCGTCGAACACCCGCTCCGTCGGCCCGACTTCGATGATGCCGTCGCCGAGCAACACCGCGACGCGATCGGCGATCCGCTCGGCCTGATGCATGTCGTGGGTCGCGATCGCGACGCCGATTCCCTGCGATCGCGCCTCGAGGACAGCGTCTTCGATCACCGCGGTGTTGCGCGGGTCGAGGTCCGACGTGGGCTCGTCGAGCAGGAGGACGTCGGGATCGTACGCGAGCGCGCGGGCGAACGCGACCCGCTGGGCCTCCCCGCCGGAGAGCGAGGCCGCGTTCTGGTCGGCCTTCTCGGCGAGGCCGACGGTCTCGAGCGCGTCGATCGCGTCCCCGGTGCCGTTTTGCTTCCCGACGAGGCTCGCGAACTCGTGCTGCAGCCGTTCGGGCCACGACTGCCGGACCCGCAGCCCGTACTCGGCGTTGCGCCGGACGCTCGCGTCGAAGAGGCTCGCCTCCTGAAAGACCATGCCGATCCGACGGCGGTACTCGAGGCGCCGCTGCTCGGGCAGGTCCCAGACGTCGACGCCGCCGTACTCGACGGTCCCGCGGTCGGGTTCGTCGAACAGCGCGAGCAGGCGCAGCAGCGTCGACTTCCCGACGCCGGAGGGACCGATGATCGAGACGACCTCGCCGGGCGTCACCGACAGGGAGACGTCCTCGAACACCGTTTCGTCCGCGTAGCCGTGGTGGACGTCCGTCGCGGCGAGGGTCATCAGTACCGCCCTCCCTCGTCGCTGCCCAGTCGCACCACGATCGCGTTGACGACCAGCACGAGGAC
The DNA window shown above is from Halopiger xanaduensis SH-6 and carries:
- a CDS encoding TOBE domain-containing protein; protein product: MTIEREYTTKLAVDDVTIDRRDIEMLDAIERYGSMHRAADELGRSYARLQNRVVEIEGAVGQITERKRGGSGGGGTELTETARDLRRQFDRHDAALDGVARVTESVFAGTVRDRTGELATVETAVGPIVALAPEGASDVQLTVRSDAVVLTDPDETPRADGTSLRNQFRGTVARLEPGDAISRVTIDLEGEAGDSAGEPDPSEPVLEALVTNASVDRLALEPGRAITASFKATAARAIDVDADQSS
- a CDS encoding amino acid ABC transporter ATP-binding protein, producing MTLAATDVHHGYADETVFEDVSLSVTPGEVVSIIGPSGVGKSTLLRLLALFDEPDRGTVEYGGVDVWDLPEQRRLEYRRRIGMVFQEASLFDASVRRNAEYGLRVRQSWPERLQHEFASLVGKQNGTGDAIDALETVGLAEKADQNAASLSGGEAQRVAFARALAYDPDVLLLDEPTSDLDPRNTAVIEDAVLEARSQGIGVAIATHDMHQAERIADRVAVLLGDGIIEVGPTERVFDAPDDDRTRKFIEGELIY